A window of the Henckelia pumila isolate YLH828 chromosome 3, ASM3356847v2, whole genome shotgun sequence genome harbors these coding sequences:
- the LOC140886534 gene encoding ABC transporter C family member 3-like, which produces MGFPQTSSFFTDIHVLLSQPRPFSFANMGGSFLLNPVFLRVFTGSLHLVLFLLVCVSWVCRRLRSGDGESRKHNVKPAGPLYYRVTLFSCLGLSLFNLALCLLNHFYWYTNGWSDEKVVTILDLGAKTLAWTSLSVFLGARIMDSETKYPLVLRLWWGVNFSVSCYCLVIDVLYYKRQHALSSLFWASDVVSFVTSVYFCYVGFFGGKGNEGTALHEPLLNGSASSGVESTKPSRGDETVTPYAKAGIFSLFTFSWMGPLIALGHKKTLDLEDVPQLSHLDTVRGAFPIFNSKLETEGGGSNKVTTFMLVKGLVFTTRKEIAVSAVYVLVYTLASYVGPYLIDNLVQFLNGHRNSKNQGYWLVSAFFIAKVFECLSQRHWFFAVQQAGYRARAALVAKVYNKGLTLSCLSKQGRTTGEIINIMSVDAERIGDFGWYMHDPWMVIIQVGLALAILYRNVGLASVAALVATVLVMLANVPLGKLQEKYQDELMKSKDARMKSTSEVLRNMRILKLQAWELKFLSRILDLRKRETGWLRKYLYTSAVTTVVFWGAPTFVSVITFGACMVMGIPLESGKILSALATFRILQEPIYNLPDTISMIVQTKVSLDRISLFLSLDDLQADVIEKLPSTSSNIAIEIIDGNFAWDASSSIPTLKDINLSVSRGMRVAICGTVGSGKSSLLSCVLGEMPKISGIVKLAGKKAYVAQSPWIQSGKIEENILFGKEMDRQLYNKVLEACSLKKDLEILSFGDQTVIGERGINLSGGQKQRIQIARALYQDADIYLFDDPFSAVDAHTGTHLFNECILGLLGSKTVIYVTHQVEFLPAADIIVVMKDGKIKQAGKYNDILKSGSDFMELVGAHEEALSAIDSWVTSNAEEVSSDNAKKVLQKQESQNNRNDKVDGGDEIRGQLVEEEEREKGRVGLAVYWKYVTTAYGGLLVPFILLAQILFQALQIGSNYWMAWATPVSKDEASPVGSSTLILVYVALSILSSFCVFARALLLVTAGYKTATKLFNTMHQCIFRAPMSFFDSTPSGRILNRASTDQSTVDLNMASLVGQFAFAIIQLLGIIFVMSQVAWQVFIIFVPVISICIWLQKYYIASARELARLCGVCKAPVIQHFSETLSGSSTIRSFDQEPRFRDTSMKLIDGYSRPKFHTAGAMEWLCIRLDVLSLVTFAFSLVFLISIPEGTIDPSVAGLAITYGLNLNTLQAWVVWNFCTLENRIISVERILQYISIPSEPPLVIESNRPPSQWPTNGEVNIQDLQVRYAPHLPLVLRGLTCTFFGGKRTGIVGRTGSGKSTLIQTLFRIVDPAGGQILIDGIDISSIGLHDLRSRLSIIPQDPTMFEGTIRSNLDPLEEHTDEQIWEALDKCQLGDDVRKKEGKLDSSVSENGENWSVGQRQLVCLGRVLLKKSQVLVLDEATASVDTATDNLIQQTLKQHFTNSTVITIAHRITSVLDSDRVALLDHGLLKEYDTPGKLLEDKSSSFSKLVAEYSMRSTSSHENLTNVEE; this is translated from the exons ATGGGTTTTCCGCAAACATCATCTTTCTTTACGGATATTCATGTTCTTCTTTCTCAGCCGCGCCCCTTTTCATTTGCTAACATGGGGGGTTCTTTTCTCCTCAATCCCGTTTTCCTGCGTGTCTTCACCGGCTCTTTGCACCTGGTTTTGTTTCTGCTCGTATGCGTCTCATGGGTTTGTAGGAGATTAAGGAGCGGTGACGGTGAAAGCCGGAAACACAATGTTAAGCCTGCCGGTCCCTTGTATTACAGAGTAACTCTGTTTTCTTGTCTGGGTCTTTCGTTGTTCAACCTTGCTTTATGTTTATTGAACCATTTTTATTGGTATACAAATGGTTGGTCTGACGAAAAGGTTGTGACTATATTGGATTTGGGGGCAAAGACTCTTGCTTGGACATCACTGTCTGTTTTCTTGGGCGCCCGCATCATGGACAGTGAGACCAAGTACCCACTCGTTTTGAGGCTTTGGTGGGGGGTTAACTTCTCCGTGTCTTGCTACTGCCTCGTCATAGACGTACTTTATTACAAAAGGCAGCATGCTCTGTCAAGTCTGTTTTGGGCCTCTGACGTTGTTTCCTTTGTAACGAGTGTATACTTCTGTTACGTGGGATTTTTTGGTGGGAAAGGGAATGAAGGAACAGCCCTTCATGAACCCCTTTTGAATGGTAGTGCCAGCAGCGGTGTGGAGTCTACCAAGCCTTCGAGAGGTGATGAAACTGTGACCCCTTACGCCAAAGCTGGAATTTTTAGTCTCTTTACTTTCTCATGGATGGGTCCTTTGATTGCTCTTGGCCATAAGAAAACACTGGACCTTGAGGATGTTCCTCAACTTTCCCATTTGGACACTGTTAGAGGGGCGTTTCCAATATTTAACAGTAAGCTGGAGACCGAGGGTGGAGGAAGCAATAAAGTCACCACATTTATGCTGGTAAAGGGATTGGTTTTTACCACTCGAAAGGAAATTGCAGTGTCTGCTGTTTATGTTCTTGTCTACACATTGGCTTCATATGTTGGTCCATATCTCATTGATAATCTTGTTCAGTTCTTAAATGGCCAtagaaattccaaaaatcaGGGCTATTGGTTGGTCTCTGCCTTTTTTATTGCAAAGGTATTCGAGTGTCTGTCACAGAGACACTGGTTCTTTGCAGTGCAGCAGGCAGGGTACAGGGCCAGGGCAGCATTAGTTGCTAAGGTATATAACAAGGGATTGACTCTTTCTTGCCTATCAAAGCAGGGGCGTACCACTGGGGAGATCATAAATATTATGTCAGTTGATGCTGAGAGAATTGGTGACTTTGGTTGGTATATGCATGATCCCTGGATGGTTATTATACAAGTTGGTTTGGCTCTGGCAATCTTGTATAGAAATGTTGGCCTGGCTTCAGTAGCGGCACTTGTTGCTACTGTATTGGTGATGCTGGCTAATGTTCCGTTGGGGAAATTGCAAGAGAAATATCAGGATGAATTGATGAAATCTAAAGATGCCAGGATGAAGTCGACCTCTGAAGTGTTGAGGAACATGAGAATTCTCAAACTTCAAGCCTGGGAGTTGAAGTTTCTGTCTAGAATTCTTGATCTTAGGAAAAGAGAAACGGGGTGGTTGAGAAAATATCTTTATACTTCAGCTGTCACGACAGTTGTGTTCTGGGGTGCGCCTACGTTTGTGTCTGTGATAACTTTTGGTGCTTGCATGGTGATGGGAATCCCACTTGAGTCGGGGAAGATATTATCTGCTCTCGCAACATTCAGAATACTTCAAGAACCTATCTACAATCTTCCTGATACCATATCCATGATTGTTCAGACCAAGGTTTCCCTCGACCGAATTTCATTATTTCTTTCCCTCGACGACTTGCAGGCTGATGTTATTGAGAAGCTTCCTAGTACTAGTTCGAATATAGCCATAGAGATAATTGATGGGAACTTTGCCTGGGATGCATCATCTTCTATTCCGACATTGAAAGATATTAATCTGAGTGTGTCCCGGGGAATGAGGGTAGCCATTTGTGGCACTGTTGGTTCTGGCAAGTCGAGCTTACTTTCCTGTGTATTAGGGGAAATGCCGAAAATATCGGGGATAGTTAAGCTAGCAGGGAAAAAGGCCTATGTCGCTCAGTCGCCTTGGATACAGAGTGGAAAGATTGAAGAGAACATACTGTTTGGCAAGGAAATGGACAGACAACTTTACAATAAGGTCCTGGAAGCGTGTTCACTGAAGAAAGACCTGGAAATTCTTTCATTTGGCGATCAAACTGTTATTGGGGAGAGGGGAATCAACTTGAGTGGCGGACAGAAGCAGAGGATACAGATTGCTCGGGCTCTATACCAGGATGCCGACATCTATTTGTTTGATGATCCCTTCAGTGCTGTCGATGCACACACAGGAACTCATCTGTTCAAT GAATGTATACTTGGACTTTTGGGTTCGAAAACAGTTATCTATGTTACACATCAAGTTGAGTTCTTGCCTGCAGCAGACATCATTGTG GTTATGAAAGATggaaaaattaaacaagctgGAAAGTACAATGACATTCTCAAATCCGGAAGCGACTTCATGGAACTTGTTGGTGCACATGAAGAAGCTTTATCAGCCATTGATTCATGGGTGACATCCAATGCCGAAGAAGTTAGCTCTGACAATGCCAAGAAAGTTCTGCAGAAACAAGAATCTCAGAATAACAGAAATGATAAAGTCGATGGTGGCGATGAGATAAGGGGACAGCTTGTGGAAGAAGAGGAAAGAGAGAAAGGAAGAGTTGGACTGGCTGTTTACTGGAAATATGTTACAACGGCATATGGTGGACTTCTTGTACCCTTTATATTACTGGCACAGATTCTGTTTCAGGCTCTTCAAATTGGAAGTAATTACTGGATGGCTTGGGCAACCCCGGTGTCCAAGGACGAGGCCTCTCCCGTTGGGAGCTCCACCCTCATCCTCGTCTATGTTGCATTGTCGATTTTAAGTTCTTTTTGTGTTTTTGCAAGAGCTTTGCTCCTTGTGACAGCAGGCTACAAAACCGCGACGAAACTATTCAACACTATGCATCAATGCATATTCCGTGCCCCCATGTCGTTCTTTGATTCGACTCCCAGCGGGAGAATTCTAAACCGA GCATCAACTGACCAAAGTACGGTGGATTTGAACATGGCATCTCTGGTTGGACAATTTGCTTTCGCTATAATACAGCTTCTTGGAATTATCTTTGTCATGTCTCAAGTCGCATGGCAGGTCTTTATCATTTTCGTTCCTGTCATCAGTATTTGCATATGGTTGCAG AAATATTACATAGCTTCAGCACGGGAGCTGGCTCGATTATGTGGGGTGTGCAAGGCTCCAGTTATACAGCACTTTTCAGAGACACTCTCGGGGTCAAGCACGATTAGAAGCTTCGATCAGGAGCCAAGATTTAGGGACACTAGCATGAAACTAATTGATGGATATTCTAGGCCAAAGTTTCACACTGCTGGTGCAATGGAGTGGCTATGCATTCGATTGGACGTATTGTCTCTAGTTACTTTTGCCTTTTCGTTGGTTTTCTTGATTTCAATTCCTGAGGGAACAATTGATCCCA GTGTTGCTGGTTTGGCAATAACATATGGGCTTAATTTAAATACGTTACAAGCATGGGTGGTTTGGAATTTTTGCACGTTGGAGAATAGGATCATATCAGTTGAAAGAATACTTCAGTACATTTCCATCCCAAGTGAGCCCCCGCTTGTCATAGAATCAAACAGGCCACCGAGCCAATGGCCGACAAATGGAGAAGTTAATATCCAAGATCTTCAG GTTCGATATGCTCCACACCTGCCTCTTGTTTTGAGAGGCCTTACATGTACTTTCTTCGGGGGGAAGAGGACTGGCATAGTTGGGAGGACCGGAAGTGGTAAATCGACTCTTATTCAGACCCTCTTCCGCATTGTTGATCCAGCCGGCGGGCAAATACTGATCGACGGTATTGATATATCATCCATTGGATTGCACGACTTACGATCTAGATTAAGCATAATACCACAAGATCCTACCATGTTTGAGGGCACAATTCGAAGCAACTTAGACCCCCTTGAAGAACACACAGATGAGCAGATTTGGGAG GCTTTAGACAAGTGCCAGCTTGGAGATGATGTCCGGAAAAAAGAAGGGAAGCTCGATTCCTCAG TATCGGAAAACGGAGAGAACTGGAGCGTTGGCCAGAGGCAACTAGTCTGTCTGGGACGTGTTCTGCTAAAGAAAAGCCAGGTCCTCGTGCTCGACGAGGCCACAGCATCAGTCGACACAGCAACGGATAACCTGATCCAGCAGACCCTCAAGCAGCACTTCACTAACTCAACCGTGATAACCATCGCGCATAGGATAACGTCGGTTCTCGACAGCGATCGCGTAGCATTATTAGATCACG GACTCTTGAAGGAGTACGATACTCCCGGGAAGTTGCTCGAGGACAAGTCATCTTCGTTTTCGAAGCTTGTCGCGGAATATAGCATGAGATCAACTTCCAGTCATGAAAATCTTACAAATGTCGAGGAATAA